The uncultured Methanomethylovorans sp. genome contains a region encoding:
- the rqcH gene encoding ribosome rescue protein RqcH: MKEEMTSADVAALVAELSSGDLSLIDSKVGKIYQPLEDEIRFNLFVFGKGRVDFIIQAGKRAHLSQYASPSPKLPQSFPMLLRKHVMSSRITSIKQYDFDRIIEIGFVRGGVETVLVAELFARGNIVLIDNERRIILPMNPATFKGRRVRSGEIYTYPEAQISPLEANEEQMLAVFRSSDSDVVRTIATRFNLGGLLSEEVCSRAGVKKNLPVAEVGLEEINFLLLAMKEMFSPLQTGKLDPCVIKKGEGEASRSIDVVPFELEVYRGLTKERFPSFNKALDEYFGKREAASITEQVVAVKKEKVDLLERRLKQQEEAVEKYGKESAKHTSIAETIYANYQSVEDVLNVLSNARDKGYSWDQIKSILKTAKDSVPAARSILSIDQATATVVIDLMGMKTNIDVSKTVPQNAQVYYEKSKKLAKKQEGAIRSIDQTKLAMQKKEKPVAKKGTVRVKKHWYDKFRWFTSSDGFLVIGGRDADTNEEIFTKYMEKRDIVLHTQFPGAPLTVIKTGGKDVPPQTLEEAARFVVSYSSIWKSGQFSADCYWVNPTQVSKTPESGEYVKKGSFIIRGERNYLKDVPVGVAVGIEMVGEIRVIGGPLSAISGRGKHIIELVPGKFNQNDIAKKIYRMYVEIIGDASFVKQAASPDKIAMVLPPGESDIKM, encoded by the coding sequence ATGAAAGAGGAAATGACAAGTGCAGATGTTGCAGCTCTTGTGGCAGAACTTAGCTCAGGTGATCTCTCGCTTATTGATTCCAAGGTCGGGAAAATATATCAGCCATTGGAAGATGAGATACGTTTTAACCTCTTCGTTTTCGGTAAAGGTAGGGTGGATTTCATAATACAGGCCGGAAAACGTGCTCATCTGAGTCAATATGCTTCTCCGAGTCCCAAACTACCACAGTCATTTCCCATGTTGCTGCGTAAACATGTAATGAGCAGCAGGATAACCTCCATCAAGCAGTATGATTTTGACAGGATAATCGAAATAGGTTTTGTCAGGGGCGGTGTGGAGACAGTCTTAGTAGCTGAGCTTTTTGCCAGAGGCAACATTGTGCTCATTGATAATGAAAGACGCATCATTCTTCCCATGAACCCTGCAACTTTCAAAGGCCGTAGGGTCAGAAGCGGTGAAATTTACACTTATCCGGAGGCACAGATAAGTCCCCTTGAGGCAAATGAAGAACAAATGCTTGCAGTTTTCAGGTCATCAGACTCTGATGTGGTACGTACCATTGCTACTAGGTTCAATCTGGGAGGTCTCCTTTCAGAGGAAGTATGCTCCAGGGCAGGGGTCAAAAAAAACCTGCCGGTTGCAGAAGTAGGTTTAGAGGAAATAAATTTTCTTCTTCTGGCCATGAAGGAAATGTTCTCTCCTTTGCAGACCGGAAAATTGGATCCATGTGTTATCAAGAAAGGTGAAGGAGAAGCTTCACGGTCAATAGATGTTGTGCCTTTTGAACTGGAAGTTTACCGTGGACTAACAAAGGAGCGTTTTCCATCATTTAATAAGGCTCTGGATGAATATTTCGGTAAAAGGGAAGCCGCATCTATCACCGAGCAGGTAGTTGCAGTAAAGAAGGAAAAAGTTGACCTTCTGGAGCGCAGGTTAAAACAGCAGGAAGAAGCGGTGGAGAAGTACGGCAAGGAATCCGCAAAACATACATCTATCGCAGAAACCATCTATGCAAATTATCAATCAGTAGAAGATGTTCTTAATGTACTTTCCAATGCAAGAGATAAAGGTTACTCGTGGGACCAGATTAAATCTATCCTGAAAACTGCAAAGGACTCCGTTCCAGCTGCAAGGTCCATATTGAGCATAGATCAGGCTACAGCGACAGTAGTAATTGATCTAATGGGTATGAAAACGAATATAGATGTCTCTAAGACAGTCCCACAGAATGCTCAGGTATATTATGAAAAGTCCAAAAAACTGGCAAAGAAACAGGAAGGAGCTATAAGGTCTATCGACCAGACAAAATTGGCCATGCAGAAAAAAGAGAAGCCAGTTGCTAAAAAAGGTACTGTTCGCGTTAAGAAACACTGGTACGATAAGTTCAGATGGTTTACGTCATCTGATGGTTTCTTGGTAATAGGTGGAAGAGATGCTGATACCAACGAGGAAATATTTACTAAGTATATGGAAAAGCGAGATATCGTACTGCACACTCAGTTTCCTGGTGCTCCACTAACTGTGATAAAAACCGGCGGTAAAGATGTACCGCCTCAGACCCTTGAGGAAGCCGCACGTTTTGTAGTATCTTATTCCAGCATCTGGAAGTCAGGTCAGTTCAGCGCAGACTGTTACTGGGTAAATCCAACGCAGGTTTCAAAAACTCCAGAATCTGGTGAATATGTAAAAAAAGGATCTTTTATAATCCGTGGTGAGAGGAACTATCTAAAGGATGTACCAGTGGGTGTTGCAGTTGGTATTGAAATGGTTGGAGAGATCAGGGTGATAGGTGGTCCATTATCTGCGATAAGCGGGAGAGGAAAGCATATCATAGAATTGGTGCCTGGCAAGTTCAACCAAAACGACATAGCAAAGAAAATATACAGAATGTATGTTGAAATCATAGGTGATGCATCATTTGTAAAACAGGCAGCTTCTCCAGATAAAATAGCTATGGTGTTACCTCCTGGTGAATCAGACATAAAGATGTGA
- the priS gene encoding DNA primase catalytic subunit PriS — MNEKTRNYLVNRFQGYYTQADIQPPYEYASREWGFIHFSDSSETFMVRHKAFGSEGEIRDQLIGMAPAHAYYSVAYYEYPAAPKMKEKNWQKADLIFDIDSDHLPGKINSYAEMLEKGKKETFKLMDFLLDDFGFDEKDVHIVFSGGRGYHCHITDPSVLHLESPERREIVDYVSAKGMDLEKILDTKEISGDAGRESAQMLVLPSEEEGGWRGRINRYFISFLQEITARDDAEKLLTGFKGVGKKTAQQIVEVFRDQSQVEVLKKGNIDVLSGVNKKVINALIEEGIRKMSAVVDEPVTSDIKRLIRLPGSLHGGSGMKVMSLTIDELEKFDPLRDAVVFGERSVRLKVIKPFAVQMKGKDIEVEQGEQELPEYAAIHLMCRGAAEYG, encoded by the coding sequence ATGAATGAAAAAACACGAAACTATCTTGTGAACAGGTTCCAGGGTTACTATACACAAGCTGACATACAACCTCCCTACGAATATGCATCACGTGAATGGGGATTTATTCATTTCAGCGATAGCTCCGAAACTTTTATGGTGCGTCACAAAGCCTTCGGTTCAGAAGGTGAGATACGGGATCAACTGATAGGAATGGCCCCTGCTCATGCATACTATTCTGTAGCCTACTACGAGTATCCCGCTGCACCGAAGATGAAAGAGAAGAACTGGCAAAAGGCAGACCTGATATTTGATATCGATTCCGATCATCTTCCCGGGAAGATCAATTCATATGCTGAAATGCTGGAAAAGGGAAAAAAAGAAACCTTTAAACTAATGGATTTCTTGCTTGATGACTTTGGATTTGATGAAAAGGATGTACATATCGTGTTCTCAGGAGGTAGGGGTTACCACTGCCATATAACCGATCCCTCTGTCCTGCATCTCGAAAGCCCGGAAAGACGTGAAATAGTTGATTATGTCAGTGCGAAAGGAATGGACCTAGAGAAAATACTTGACACAAAAGAAATAAGCGGAGATGCCGGACGAGAGAGTGCACAAATGCTGGTATTGCCTTCTGAGGAGGAAGGAGGATGGAGAGGGAGGATAAATAGATATTTTATTTCATTTCTACAAGAAATAACCGCCAGAGATGATGCCGAGAAACTTCTTACGGGGTTCAAAGGTGTGGGGAAGAAAACGGCCCAGCAAATCGTAGAAGTATTTAGGGATCAATCACAAGTGGAAGTACTGAAGAAAGGGAACATTGACGTTTTGTCCGGAGTGAACAAAAAAGTTATTAATGCACTGATAGAAGAGGGCATAAGGAAAATGTCAGCGGTTGTGGATGAGCCAGTTACATCCGACATCAAGCGGTTGATACGGCTTCCCGGATCTTTACATGGTGGTTCAGGGATGAAGGTAATGTCCTTAACAATCGATGAACTGGAAAAGTTTGACCCCTTGAGAGATGCAGTGGTTTTCGGAGAAAGGTCGGTAAGGTTAAAAGTTATCAAGCCCTTTGCAGTGCAGATGAAAGGAAAGGATATTGAGGTGGAACAGGGAGAGCAGGAGCTACCTGAGTATGCGGCTATACACCTTATGTGTAGAGGTGCGGCAGAATATGGATAG
- a CDS encoding 50S ribosomal protein L44e — protein sequence MKIPKRFRTHCPFCKKHTEHVAERVKKGKASSLTHIERQKKRQIGIGNSGKFSKVPGGDKPTKRIYLRYRCSECNKSHQRPCFRAKKFEFAE from the coding sequence ATGAAGATCCCAAAAAGATTCAGAACACACTGCCCTTTCTGTAAAAAACACACTGAACATGTGGCAGAGAGGGTGAAGAAAGGAAAAGCTTCTTCACTGACACATATAGAGAGACAGAAGAAACGCCAGATAGGAATAGGAAACAGCGGAAAATTCTCCAAGGTTCCTGGTGGAGACAAACCCACAAAAAGGATATACCTTAGGTACCGCTGCTCAGAGTGTAACAAATCACACCAGAGACCTTGTTTCAGAGCAAAGAAATTCGAATTTGCGGAGTGA
- a CDS encoding 30S ribosomal protein S27e codes for MAKPKSRFLRVKCNDCENEQVIFGSASTKVTCLVCGRTLAEPTGGKSTITTHILEVLE; via the coding sequence ATGGCAAAACCAAAAAGCAGATTCTTGCGTGTCAAATGTAATGATTGTGAGAACGAACAGGTTATCTTTGGAAGCGCAAGCACCAAGGTAACATGCCTAGTCTGCGGCAGGACTCTTGCTGAGCCTACCGGCGGCAAATCAACTATAACAACACACATCCTGGAAGTCCTGGAATAA
- a CDS encoding translation initiation factor IF-2 subunit alpha, with protein MDINEWPDVGDFVVCTVKDVVDFGAYTTLEEYGGKEGFIHISEIKAGWVKYVRDYVREGQKIVCKVLKVDTGRRHIDLSLKDVNEHQKRAKIQDWKNEQKAAKWMQFVAEETKIKDEELDKLRIKLHESFGSLHSAFEEAAINGESAFNDLKLKKNVVKSILRIAQENIKLPFVDIAGFVDLNCYLPDGIEVIKKALMAADEVQKEGVKVEITYTGAPRYRIKVIAPDYKTAELVLKNSSNAVITTIHKLGGQGVYHRHNETVKA; from the coding sequence ATGGATATCAATGAGTGGCCAGATGTTGGCGATTTTGTAGTATGCACAGTAAAGGACGTAGTAGACTTCGGTGCGTACACTACACTTGAGGAATATGGTGGAAAAGAAGGATTCATCCATATTTCCGAAATCAAGGCCGGATGGGTAAAATATGTACGTGACTACGTGCGGGAAGGCCAGAAAATAGTATGTAAGGTCCTAAAAGTGGATACTGGTCGCAGACACATTGATTTGTCCCTCAAAGATGTCAATGAACACCAGAAGCGCGCCAAGATACAGGATTGGAAAAATGAGCAAAAAGCTGCCAAATGGATGCAGTTTGTAGCAGAGGAAACTAAAATAAAGGATGAAGAGCTTGACAAGTTAAGGATTAAACTCCATGAGAGTTTTGGGAGTCTTCATTCAGCTTTTGAAGAAGCTGCTATCAACGGAGAAAGCGCTTTTAATGACCTTAAACTAAAGAAGAATGTCGTTAAAAGTATTCTCAGGATTGCTCAAGAGAACATAAAATTACCATTTGTAGACATTGCAGGTTTTGTGGATCTGAACTGCTATCTGCCAGATGGGATTGAAGTTATAAAGAAAGCATTGATGGCTGCTGATGAGGTTCAGAAAGAGGGCGTAAAGGTCGAGATCACATACACTGGTGCTCCAAGGTATAGGATCAAAGTCATTGCACCCGACTATAAGACTGCTGAATTAGTATTGAAGAATTCATCTAATGCTGTAATAACTACAATACACAAACTGGGTGGCCAGGGAGTGTACCACCGTCATAACGAAACTGTAAAGGCGTGA
- a CDS encoding nucleolar RNA-binding Nop10p family protein, with protein sequence MCTHCGGKAGNPLPPRFSPLDPYGKYRRIARSRDINAREQGNLSRKEC encoded by the coding sequence GTGTGTACTCATTGCGGAGGAAAGGCGGGTAACCCTTTGCCCCCGCGTTTTTCACCGCTTGACCCCTATGGGAAATATCGCAGAATTGCAAGGAGTAGGGATATCAATGCGCGAGAACAGGGTAATTTATCTAGAAAAGAATGTTGA
- a CDS encoding proteasome assembly chaperone family protein, with the protein MRENRVIYLEKNVEIKNPIMIVGLPGVGHVGKLVAEHLVEELESTKIIEIYSPHFPPQVLVDENSEIRMVNNEIYVCKAGEHDLLVLIGDHQSNTTNGHYELCGLYLDLAEEMGTKMVYTLGGFPTGQLTHIDEVLGAVSKLELKNKLEEIGVKFKPNEPGGGIVGASGLMLGLCKLRNIDAACLMGMTSGYVVDPKSAQSLLKIVCKLFDLEIDAGPLEERAKEMEKIVARLKEYEQQQQQPQMTPEIGTGEEDLRYIG; encoded by the coding sequence ATGCGCGAGAACAGGGTAATTTATCTAGAAAAGAATGTTGAGATTAAAAACCCTATAATGATCGTAGGGCTTCCAGGCGTAGGTCACGTAGGAAAACTTGTTGCCGAACATCTTGTGGAAGAACTTGAATCTACAAAGATCATAGAAATATATTCCCCTCATTTTCCTCCTCAAGTCCTTGTAGATGAAAATAGTGAGATAAGAATGGTCAACAACGAGATATATGTTTGCAAAGCAGGCGAACATGACCTTCTTGTGTTGATAGGCGATCACCAGAGCAATACAACCAATGGTCACTATGAACTGTGTGGACTTTACTTGGACCTCGCAGAAGAAATGGGAACAAAAATGGTGTACACATTGGGTGGTTTCCCAACTGGCCAGCTAACTCATATTGATGAAGTACTGGGTGCAGTGAGTAAACTGGAACTTAAAAACAAGTTGGAAGAAATAGGAGTTAAGTTCAAACCTAACGAGCCTGGGGGAGGCATAGTTGGTGCTTCAGGTCTTATGCTTGGCCTGTGTAAACTTAGAAATATAGATGCTGCATGCTTAATGGGAATGACCTCCGGTTATGTCGTAGACCCAAAAAGTGCCCAATCTCTATTGAAAATAGTATGCAAGCTATTTGATCTGGAAATAGATGCAGGGCCCCTAGAAGAACGTGCAAAAGAGATGGAAAAGATAGTTGCAAGGTTGAAAGAATACGAACAACAGCAACAACAACCCCAGATGACACCAGAAATAGGAACTGGAGAAGAGGATCTAAGATACATAGGGTAA
- a CDS encoding endonuclease Q family protein has translation MKINADLHLHSKYSMACSERMELPTMAIEATKKGIDLVATGDCIHPKWLEEIKRAAIDDETIRVNNTDFILTTEIEDKFRVHHLLILPSISKAEELAEEMEKYGDIRTNGRPTVRIGGCEIANIAKDIGALIGPCHAFTPWTSMYAAHDSLQSCYGDMTEYISFVELGLSADSDYADRISELHRLTFLTNSDAHSPIVNKLAREFTQLEVPEVTFEGLEKAILRKEGYGPTLNVGFYPQEGKYNESACIKCFTHYTMQEAVELKWKCSKCRGQIKKGVRDRVGELADLDKPDHPGHRPPYVHLAPLSEVIMMALGHASINTKGVQMAWNTLVERFGSEVNVLLDVPAEKMDFVDRKIVNAILAFRKEDVLIHPGGGGQYGWLELPVNRKDDNTPSKTKKKNMGTKDKQKSLFEF, from the coding sequence ATGAAAATCAATGCAGACCTGCATCTGCACTCCAAATATTCTATGGCATGTTCCGAGCGAATGGAACTGCCAACCATGGCCATCGAAGCTACAAAAAAAGGAATAGACCTAGTGGCCACAGGAGATTGTATTCATCCAAAATGGCTTGAGGAAATAAAAAGAGCAGCTATTGATGATGAAACAATAAGGGTTAATAATACTGATTTTATACTCACAACTGAGATAGAGGATAAGTTCAGGGTACACCACCTTCTTATCCTGCCTTCCATATCCAAAGCAGAAGAACTTGCTGAAGAAATGGAAAAGTATGGAGATATCAGGACTAATGGTAGACCCACTGTTCGAATAGGAGGTTGTGAAATTGCGAATATTGCGAAAGACATAGGTGCATTGATCGGACCCTGTCATGCTTTCACCCCTTGGACTTCCATGTATGCTGCACATGACTCCTTGCAAAGCTGCTATGGAGACATGACAGAATACATATCTTTTGTTGAACTTGGACTTAGCGCAGATAGCGACTATGCTGATCGTATTAGTGAACTGCACAGACTGACGTTCCTTACAAATTCAGATGCTCACTCCCCAATAGTTAATAAGCTTGCCCGAGAATTTACACAATTAGAAGTGCCAGAAGTTACTTTCGAAGGACTTGAAAAAGCGATATTAAGAAAAGAAGGCTATGGCCCTACACTTAATGTAGGTTTTTATCCTCAGGAAGGCAAGTACAATGAATCTGCCTGCATTAAATGTTTTACTCATTACACTATGCAAGAAGCAGTGGAACTGAAATGGAAATGCAGTAAATGCAGAGGCCAGATCAAAAAAGGTGTACGAGACAGAGTGGGCGAACTTGCAGATCTTGATAAACCAGATCATCCTGGCCATAGGCCACCCTATGTGCATCTAGCACCTCTTTCGGAAGTGATAATGATGGCCTTGGGACACGCCAGCATTAATACTAAAGGAGTACAGATGGCTTGGAACACACTGGTTGAAAGATTTGGCAGTGAAGTAAACGTACTCCTGGACGTTCCGGCTGAAAAAATGGATTTTGTGGATCGCAAAATAGTAAATGCTATCTTGGCTTTTAGGAAAGAGGATGTCCTCATCCACCCTGGCGGCGGAGGCCAGTACGGTTGGCTGGAATTACCTGTAAATAGAAAAGATGACAATACACCATCAAAGACCAAAAAAAAGAATATGGGTACGAAAGATAAACAGAAGTCTCTGTTCGAATTCTGA
- a CDS encoding DMT family transporter, with protein sequence MTSIATTTRSSYFGLMVAFTIFSLSGVFLKSIYGMPVGSIIYYRLIFGLITLLVFMALTGKLEELLVTSKRKYIFLMGCTNTLTIYAYFTAIQHVGISIAALLLYTAPIYVTILTPILLKENITTRDIMGLLLSAIGIIIAIHPAGNFSLKADDLYMLGITLGLLSGISYALSTINYRYLRDTYSSTALLFWPTVVSLVLLSPYASLVSPETLAMNIGELILFGILMTTFGSLLYYRSARHVKAQNLSVISLVEPVAGILFGYLILHEQIFSYTLEGCACILTGVFLISTKSNLSIEEKSMPAYVREYYPSGHQQSLLHTFYRTLCKGPLKNQKR encoded by the coding sequence ATGACATCAATAGCAACAACAACTCGTAGCTCCTATTTCGGCCTGATGGTGGCCTTTACGATATTTTCACTGTCAGGTGTATTCCTTAAATCAATTTATGGAATGCCAGTAGGATCTATAATCTACTACAGGCTCATTTTTGGGCTTATAACGCTATTGGTGTTCATGGCCCTCACAGGGAAACTAGAGGAACTTTTGGTAACCAGCAAGAGAAAATACATCTTTCTTATGGGATGTACGAACACACTCACGATCTATGCCTATTTCACTGCAATACAACATGTCGGCATATCCATAGCAGCCTTACTACTGTATACTGCCCCTATCTATGTGACAATCCTTACACCTATACTTTTGAAAGAGAACATCACTACCAGGGATATAATGGGTCTGTTGCTGTCAGCCATAGGAATAATCATAGCAATCCATCCTGCAGGTAATTTCTCTCTAAAGGCAGATGACCTTTATATGCTGGGCATAACACTCGGCCTACTATCAGGCATATCATACGCCTTAAGTACCATCAACTATAGATATCTAAGAGACACATATTCTTCTACTGCTCTTCTTTTCTGGCCAACTGTTGTAAGTCTGGTGCTATTATCACCTTATGCAAGTCTTGTAAGCCCTGAAACACTTGCCATGAACATAGGAGAACTTATACTATTTGGGATACTCATGACTACTTTTGGCTCACTTCTTTATTACAGAAGTGCACGGCATGTGAAAGCCCAGAATCTTAGTGTCATATCTCTTGTTGAACCAGTTGCGGGAATACTTTTTGGCTATCTTATCCTGCATGAGCAAATATTTTCATACACTCTTGAAGGATGTGCCTGTATATTGACCGGAGTTTTTCTCATAAGCACAAAGAGTAATCTTAGTATTGAGGAAAAAAGTATGCCAGCATACGTTCGTGAGTATTACCCTTCGGGCCATCAACAGTCGCTTTTACATACATTCTACAGAACATTATGTAAAGGTCCTTTAAAGAATCAAAAGAGGTGA
- a CDS encoding type III PLP-dependent enzyme → MEHPISISEYLSTEELQKIREFSKDKETPFILLSRKKIEQRYDELKHNLPFAKIYYAMKANPAEEVVRLLHKKGSNFDVATIYEMEKLLSMGVSPDIMSYGNTIKKAKDIKKAYEYGVRLFVTDSLSDLKKLAANAPGSKVFFRLLTESNGADWPLSRKFGAHTGQIYSLIVEAKKLGLIPYGLSFHVGSQQRDIGEWDHAISQCKYLFDDVKRYEGIELKMVNLGGGLPAKYLNPTNSIEKYAQIITKYLHEYFGEELPEILIEPGRYIAGDAGVIITEIVLISKKSDSSQYEWVYLDVGKFGGLIETLDEAIKYPIFSEKGNNGSGGKEVILAGPTCDSMDILYEHFKYELPKDIKEGDRLYILTTGAYTYTYCSVEFNGIPPIKVYIID, encoded by the coding sequence TTGGAACACCCTATAAGCATTTCAGAATACCTATCTACAGAAGAGTTACAGAAAATAAGAGAGTTTTCAAAGGACAAAGAAACTCCTTTTATCTTACTCAGTCGGAAGAAAATCGAACAAAGATACGATGAACTGAAGCATAATCTTCCTTTTGCCAAGATCTACTATGCAATGAAAGCGAACCCTGCTGAAGAAGTAGTGAGGCTGTTACACAAAAAAGGGTCTAATTTTGACGTGGCAACCATTTATGAGATGGAAAAACTTCTCAGCATGGGAGTAAGCCCTGACATAATGAGTTACGGCAATACCATAAAAAAAGCTAAAGACATAAAAAAAGCCTATGAATATGGAGTAAGGCTTTTTGTTACAGATTCACTTAGCGACCTTAAAAAATTAGCTGCCAATGCACCAGGATCAAAAGTCTTTTTCAGATTACTCACTGAGAGTAACGGAGCCGATTGGCCTCTTTCCAGAAAGTTTGGTGCACATACAGGTCAGATATATTCCCTTATCGTTGAAGCCAAAAAACTTGGCTTGATCCCATATGGACTTTCCTTCCACGTAGGTTCCCAGCAAAGAGACATTGGGGAATGGGACCATGCCATATCACAGTGTAAATATCTATTTGATGATGTTAAGCGTTATGAAGGAATAGAACTGAAAATGGTAAATCTGGGAGGAGGATTACCCGCAAAATATCTTAATCCAACCAATAGCATCGAAAAATACGCTCAGATCATCACAAAGTATTTGCATGAATATTTTGGAGAAGAATTACCGGAAATCCTGATAGAACCAGGTAGATACATAGCAGGAGATGCAGGCGTTATAATTACTGAAATTGTGCTCATCTCAAAGAAATCTGATTCAAGCCAATATGAATGGGTTTATCTGGATGTAGGTAAGTTCGGAGGGCTTATAGAAACCTTAGATGAAGCAATAAAGTATCCGATCTTCTCTGAAAAAGGAAATAATGGCAGTGGCGGAAAAGAAGTGATCCTTGCAGGCCCCACATGTGACAGCATGGATATACTATATGAACATTTCAAATACGAGTTGCCTAAAGATATAAAAGAAGGGGATAGGCTTTACATACTTACTACAGGAGCATACACATATACATACTGCTCAGTGGAGTTCAATGGGATACCCCCAATAAAGGTATATATTATTGATTGA
- a CDS encoding YbjQ family protein, with translation MIITTTNDVNGKELDILGVVFGNTVRAKNIGSDIAAGLQNIVGGELKGYSDLLSQSRKEAMQRMVEEAEKLDADAIVNIRFTTSQLMSGAAELLAYGTAVKFKRI, from the coding sequence ATGATCATTACTACTACTAATGATGTTAATGGCAAGGAACTGGATATTCTGGGAGTAGTTTTTGGCAACACGGTACGTGCAAAGAATATAGGAAGTGATATTGCTGCTGGTCTCCAAAATATAGTAGGTGGAGAATTAAAAGGATATTCAGATCTATTGTCCCAATCAAGAAAAGAAGCGATGCAAAGGATGGTGGAAGAAGCAGAAAAACTAGATGCTGATGCAATTGTAAATATACGTTTCACTACATCACAACTCATGTCAGGAGCCGCGGAATTGCTGGCTTATGGAACTGCTGTGAAGTTCAAAAGGATATGA
- a CDS encoding ABC transporter permease, with amino-acid sequence MLSIKESIKFAMGSIGNAKLRSALTALGIIIGVAAVVANVSLGASFNQFFTDELGTQGSNFIIIYSQDVNIFFDKELNVIKNTPGIDGVSPAKGQTEEVTYLSSKRQISIQGVTADEQDISNLQLEVGSFLTDKDKYVAVLGNDVANTKFDKNISIKNPLEINFKRRDGTNVTQKFIVKGILQKNKATFVGGGPDRDVTIYIPIAIMNELLNTTDYGAFTARTASAESVRNVSNEVDRRLALHLGVPTRDLNNPDAKPYRIFNQADIIDRLNTLANSLTILITMVALISLLVGSIGIMNIMLVTVTERTREIGIMKSLGFNKYDILSLFIVESAMVGLLGGILGVLLGIIGSYLVESFLNLPHIFPVYLIFLGFGIAFIVGLTAGVYPANKAASMDPVEALRHE; translated from the coding sequence ATGCTGAGCATAAAGGAGTCTATTAAATTCGCAATGGGAAGCATTGGGAATGCTAAGCTACGCTCAGCTCTCACAGCTTTGGGTATCATCATAGGTGTTGCAGCCGTGGTGGCAAATGTTTCATTGGGTGCTAGCTTCAATCAGTTCTTTACAGATGAACTGGGAACTCAGGGGTCAAATTTTATTATTATCTACAGCCAGGATGTGAATATTTTCTTTGACAAGGAACTTAACGTCATCAAAAATACTCCTGGTATTGATGGCGTGTCCCCTGCCAAAGGACAGACTGAAGAGGTTACATATCTTTCATCAAAAAGGCAGATTAGTATTCAGGGGGTTACTGCTGATGAACAAGACATTTCCAATCTGCAATTAGAGGTCGGTTCTTTTCTTACTGACAAAGATAAATATGTGGCTGTACTGGGCAATGATGTGGCCAACACTAAGTTTGACAAAAACATCTCTATAAAAAACCCTCTAGAAATCAACTTCAAAAGAAGAGATGGTACGAATGTAACTCAGAAGTTTATAGTCAAAGGTATTCTCCAAAAGAACAAGGCAACTTTTGTCGGAGGAGGGCCAGATCGCGATGTTACTATCTATATTCCCATTGCTATCATGAATGAACTGCTCAATACAACTGATTATGGTGCATTTACGGCAAGAACAGCCAGTGCAGAATCAGTACGGAATGTTTCCAATGAAGTTGATCGAAGGTTGGCTCTTCATCTTGGCGTTCCCACAAGGGATTTGAATAATCCGGACGCAAAACCATATAGAATCTTTAATCAGGCAGATATTATCGATCGACTCAATACTCTTGCCAATTCTCTTACTATCCTGATTACGATGGTTGCCCTAATATCTTTGTTAGTGGGTTCCATAGGCATTATGAACATTATGTTGGTTACAGTAACTGAACGTACTAGGGAGATAGGAATAATGAAATCTCTTGGTTTCAATAAGTACGATATTCTTTCTCTTTTTATCGTTGAGTCCGCAATGGTCGGTTTGCTAGGAGGTATTTTAGGGGTTTTGCTGGGTATTATAGGTTCATATCTAGTAGAAAGCTTTCTAAATCTTCCTCATATTTTCCCGGTATACTTAATTTTTTTGGGATTTGGGATAGCTTTCATTGTAGGTCTTACTGCAGGCGTATATCCTGCTAACAAAGCAGCATCTATGGATCCTGTAGAAGCACTGAGGCATGAGTGA